One window from the genome of Bacillus tianshenii encodes:
- a CDS encoding DNA-directed RNA polymerase subunit beta gives MSADVQLKTDDPPNRFNKSHQEHKEEQSTSEEKKYPRKRRARLIPIWMRLVIVILLMLLSLTAGLMVGYGVIGDGEPLDAIKTSTWTKLVDLITEDVPPVE, from the coding sequence ATGTTCAGCTTAAAACAGATGATCCGCCAAATCGCTTTAATAAGAGCCATCAAGAACACAAAGAGGAGCAATCAACTTCAGAAGAAAAGAAGTATCCTCGCAAACGCCGCGCTCGCCTCATTCCAATTTGGATGCGCTTAGTTATCGTGATTCTACTTATGCTACTAAGCCTTACAGCTGGCCTCATGGTCGGCTACGGAGTGATTGGTGACGGAGAACCACTCGATGCAATTAAGACGTCAACATGGACGAAACTCGTTGACTTGATTACAGAAGATGTCCCGCCAGTTGAGTAA
- the fabZ gene encoding 3-hydroxyacyl-ACP dehydratase FabZ, with the protein MLDINEIKEIIPHRYPFLLVDKVVEIEEGKRCVGIKNVTANEDFFNGHFPDYPVMPGVLIVEALAQVGAVAMLKKEENKGRLAFFGGIDKCRFKRQVKPGDQLRLEVEITRSKATIGKGKGVATVDGEVVCETEITFALGDKQ; encoded by the coding sequence ATGTTAGATATTAATGAAATCAAAGAGATTATTCCGCATCGCTATCCATTCTTGTTGGTGGATAAGGTGGTTGAGATTGAAGAAGGAAAACGCTGTGTTGGGATTAAGAATGTGACGGCAAATGAGGATTTCTTCAACGGTCACTTTCCTGATTACCCGGTTATGCCCGGCGTATTGATTGTTGAGGCGCTTGCTCAGGTTGGTGCAGTGGCGATGCTGAAGAAAGAAGAAAACAAAGGCCGTCTTGCATTCTTTGGCGGAATTGATAAATGCCGATTCAAGCGTCAAGTGAAGCCAGGGGACCAGCTGCGCTTAGAAGTAGAAATAACACGCAGTAAAGCAACAATTGGTAAGGGTAAAGGCGTTGCGACGGTTGATGGTGAAGTCGTATGTGAAACAGAAATTACCTTTGCGCTTGGTGACAAGCAATAA
- a CDS encoding S-layer homology domain-containing protein produces the protein MSYKKFLATAAVTAVAATTAVSSASAAYFPDLKDTSVYYKPVQSLVDKGVITGYPDGTFKPNQTIMREHAAIMFVRALKLDVPVDAVEKLKAYSDVNAQTPNADKIAAMLGAGIVTGAEGAFEPKEALTREIMATWLVRAFNLEEKPGVDVPLTDLEQASDEHRKNIEILYQNGITTGNTDGTYAPNEGVTRAQFATFFFRGFNHNESEIAGVERVDDLVISVGGKVDLPEKIQVTYKDGTKKEANVEWNNSSIDTSKEGKYELTGTVDGTEEKAYITVYVEELDLAIEKAEALNLKQIELTFNHTRFDGGHPENLTYYELRDSDDKEVELLDATLQDNKLILTVKETRQGKFELIVDKAITGDEEDFDIRLRDTVPPEIENAKAIAEDIIQVEFSEPMNFKTENGKEVTNRDIEDAFDLEDGPRVKEVKVYEHGKVANLKLYDELDDNKTYTLTVNDDLRDYFGFKLEEQEFDFNVDYDTSAPELIEVKNIYPNKATLVFNKDIELADTRYIEGFFHHTDRGIDAASVTLTKRNEIVITFDEDEPIPGDGELIIDNDALQDLWGNENSTIRKKVALQDDDTAPSVKSVKMLDEDDANSSYVQLEVIFDEPVKEDIAEDKRNYELVDADGDDLYIKTAEIADTNTDEFKVLLTIDKRYGEFSNGEYTLFVDNMEDLYDNESDELTLKFEAGSIDAPSDFEGSLIWDDDEEEVVLVVDYGREMAETGTYSVASLDKYELTVDDNTYLLESLKNEDNIEVDINAYNKGEKVEIIIAEDDELEGTVKTFYEDLIDAAKNADLDNVSLAVGRVADADGNKTTSFANKVALDTTSTFGVKDDTVKMIDEDTLELELEDEVYDFEEDDFIVFADEDNNGKYSSSEAIDIEDVELESDDVTVTITLDDKLDSDGRYDKEKVYITAASTTYTRNRFGQKLDFDRLELSDSVAPKVKEDDGEEQVFVHEAIGESDKAVISIEFTDDIDPKTVTRLSFDVGDGRYEVLSAYVDNETIYLVVDLEDYVVEDLVGEYIEQKAPIADENDNVIKDLDIKIQAEGDDKDIDELD, from the coding sequence ATGTCATATAAAAAATTTCTAGCTACAGCAGCGGTTACTGCGGTAGCGGCGACGACTGCGGTGTCGTCTGCTTCAGCAGCTTATTTTCCTGATTTGAAAGATACAAGTGTTTATTATAAGCCTGTTCAATCATTGGTTGATAAAGGGGTCATTACCGGGTATCCAGACGGGACGTTCAAACCGAATCAAACGATTATGCGGGAGCATGCGGCGATTATGTTTGTGCGTGCGTTGAAGCTGGACGTGCCTGTTGATGCGGTTGAGAAGCTGAAAGCCTATTCTGATGTTAATGCGCAAACCCCGAATGCGGATAAGATTGCGGCGATGCTTGGAGCGGGAATTGTTACAGGTGCGGAAGGAGCATTCGAACCGAAAGAGGCATTAACTCGTGAAATTATGGCAACATGGCTTGTCCGTGCCTTTAACTTAGAAGAAAAACCAGGTGTAGACGTGCCGCTGACAGACTTAGAACAGGCATCAGATGAACACCGGAAGAATATCGAAATTCTTTACCAGAATGGCATTACAACCGGGAACACTGACGGTACATACGCGCCGAATGAAGGGGTGACACGTGCGCAGTTTGCGACGTTCTTCTTCCGAGGCTTCAACCATAATGAAAGTGAAATTGCTGGTGTAGAACGAGTGGATGATCTTGTCATTAGTGTGGGCGGAAAGGTCGATTTACCAGAAAAAATTCAAGTTACATACAAAGACGGTACAAAAAAAGAAGCGAACGTCGAATGGAATAATAGCAGTATCGATACAAGCAAAGAAGGCAAATATGAACTAACTGGAACAGTAGATGGAACAGAAGAGAAAGCATACATTACCGTGTACGTGGAAGAATTGGACTTAGCGATTGAGAAAGCAGAAGCCCTGAACTTAAAGCAAATTGAACTAACATTTAACCATACACGCTTCGACGGAGGACACCCTGAGAACCTGACATACTATGAGTTAAGAGATTCAGATGACAAAGAGGTTGAACTATTAGATGCAACACTGCAGGACAACAAGCTTATCTTAACGGTAAAAGAAACGCGTCAAGGAAAGTTCGAGCTGATAGTTGATAAAGCCATTACCGGCGATGAAGAAGATTTCGATATTCGTTTGCGTGACACCGTACCGCCTGAAATTGAAAACGCAAAAGCAATTGCTGAGGATATTATTCAAGTAGAGTTCTCAGAACCGATGAACTTCAAGACAGAGAACGGCAAGGAAGTAACGAATCGCGATATTGAGGATGCATTCGATCTAGAAGATGGCCCGCGTGTGAAAGAAGTGAAAGTTTATGAACATGGAAAAGTGGCTAATTTAAAACTATACGACGAACTAGATGATAATAAAACATACACCCTAACTGTAAATGATGACTTACGTGATTATTTCGGCTTCAAGCTTGAAGAGCAGGAATTTGATTTCAACGTTGATTACGACACATCTGCTCCAGAGCTTATCGAAGTGAAGAATATCTATCCGAATAAAGCGACACTTGTATTCAACAAAGATATTGAACTAGCAGACACGCGATACATTGAAGGCTTCTTCCATCATACAGACCGAGGCATTGACGCAGCATCCGTTACCCTTACGAAGCGTAATGAAATTGTGATTACATTTGATGAGGACGAGCCGATCCCAGGTGATGGTGAGTTAATTATTGATAACGATGCCCTTCAAGACCTATGGGGCAATGAAAATAGCACAATCCGCAAGAAGGTCGCACTGCAAGACGATGACACAGCACCAAGTGTAAAATCAGTAAAGATGCTAGATGAAGACGATGCAAACAGCAGCTATGTGCAGCTTGAAGTGATTTTCGATGAGCCGGTTAAGGAAGACATTGCAGAAGACAAGCGTAACTACGAATTAGTTGATGCAGATGGCGACGACCTTTACATCAAAACGGCAGAGATTGCTGATACGAATACAGATGAATTCAAAGTTCTCCTTACAATTGATAAACGCTACGGTGAATTCAGTAATGGTGAATATACGTTATTCGTTGATAATATGGAAGATTTATATGATAACGAAAGCGACGAACTAACGTTAAAGTTTGAAGCGGGCAGTATCGACGCACCAAGTGACTTCGAAGGAAGCTTAATCTGGGATGACGATGAAGAAGAGGTTGTTCTTGTCGTTGATTACGGACGGGAAATGGCCGAGACAGGCACCTATTCTGTCGCTTCACTTGATAAGTACGAACTAACTGTTGATGACAATACTTACTTACTTGAATCGCTAAAAAATGAAGATAATATCGAAGTGGATATCAACGCATACAACAAAGGCGAAAAAGTTGAAATCATAATCGCAGAAGATGACGAGCTAGAAGGCACAGTCAAAACATTCTATGAAGACCTTATCGACGCCGCAAAAAATGCAGACCTTGACAATGTTTCCCTTGCAGTAGGCCGCGTAGCAGATGCAGACGGCAACAAAACAACAAGCTTTGCAAACAAAGTGGCACTCGATACAACATCTACATTCGGTGTAAAAGATGACACAGTCAAGATGATCGACGAGGACACGTTAGAGCTCGAACTAGAAGATGAAGTATATGATTTCGAAGAAGATGACTTCATCGTATTTGCTGATGAAGACAACAATGGCAAATATTCCTCAAGCGAAGCGATTGATATTGAAGATGTTGAGCTAGAGAGTGATGATGTCACTGTTACAATCACACTAGATGATAAGCTGGACTCTGACGGAAGATATGATAAAGAGAAAGTCTATATTACCGCAGCTTCCACAACCTATACGAGAAATCGCTTCGGTCAGAAGCTCGACTTTGACCGCTTAGAGCTTTCCGATAGTGTGGCACCAAAGGTGAAAGAAGACGATGGTGAAGAACAAGTCTTTGTTCATGAAGCAATCGGAGAATCAGACAAAGCCGTGATCAGCATTGAATTCACTGACGATATTGATCCGAAAACAGTCACACGCCTTTCCTTCGACGTCGGCGATGGCCGCTATGAAGTGTTATCAGCTTACGTCGATAACGAAACAATTTATCTTGTCGTTGACTTAGAAGACTATGTAGTTGAAGACCTAGTCGGCGAATATATCGAACAAAAAGCACCAATTGCAGATGAAAATGATAACGTCATTAAAGACTTGGATATCAAAATCCAAGCCGAAGGCGACGACAAAGACATCGACGAATTAGACTAA